A single Hylaeus volcanicus isolate JK05 unplaced genomic scaffold, UHH_iyHylVolc1.0_haploid 12221, whole genome shotgun sequence DNA region contains:
- the LOC128883296 gene encoding uncharacterized protein LOC128883296 isoform X2 produces MRLLPHYLFLFIGCFFSTSVSEQIKESRQSCSLFEDSLQCLCSNSYKSVTSVMQSSPTENMEQICSETKFSRLLMALQLPLQQAHHSNIVNNNGIVSAFNGYYYDGIFKYEGLTYLLEYVEMDPPMKVPLSLANFLSFPSYQKILTLIKSIQYERNGFVSEWRDSKIEEFVLTISTENIMDIICQASQLAAEIGDIGVKIQCKLNRLLQVFLVCGGKSEISLFKDVVTKKDLLKSLSIEIATQPYCQFKANGDFLIYQEAKNQSVFFSLEDLNVSKTNPLPAIIPDTIIEKERFSYLLLFTAARKSGTFTLTSSPRNDAVSEPVCDFIPGWKMEFIVFVREEGFYSSVTNVSYIKDNRIPQLFVSRFIKKNTTSIDNTCDILIVSRPTVTRQEWYNNFVTTLTPFLPNTHPELMAHSGFVKVAKAVDDQLFSYITQLFQKECSSINAHFTGHSLGAATGQILALLLRERMHPKEVKIDGVFFAPPNVFNKEAAEYYATVINSRIITHPRDPVTMMPCDDQCLPKGYPSCPSFDKNQEKFDRTLRNVFHKTPGRYSIPYKSQRESILTFEHVSQTLHSNTKFMKKFHIDSYYQWVENVCIKENFT; encoded by the exons atgCGACTTTTACCTcactatttatttctttttatagggTGTTTTTTCAGCACGAGTGTTTCTGAGCAAATTAAGGAATCACGTCAATCGTGCTCACTATTTGAGGATTCTTTACAATGTTTATGTTCCAACTCGTACAAGTCTGTGACATCCGTCATGCAAAGCTCGCCCACTGAGAATATGGAACAGATTTGTTCCGAAACAAAATTCTCCAGGTTACTGATGGCTTTACAGTTACCTTTACAACAAGCTCACCATTCAAACATTGTCAACAACAACGGTATAGTCAGTGCATTCAACGGCTATTACTATGACgggatatttaaatatgaaggCTTAACGTATTTACTTGAATATGTTGAGATGGATCCGCCTATGAAAGTGCCTCTTAGCCTAGCCAACTTTCTAAGCTTTCCTTCctatcaaaaaatattaaccttAATAAAATCGATCCAATATGAGAGAAACGGATTTGTTTCTGAATGGAGGGACTCTAAGATAGAAGAATTTGTTTTGACCATATcaacagaaaatattatggACATTATATGTCAGGCCAGTCAACTAGCAGCTGAAATCGGGGATATTGGAGTGAAAATTCAATGCAAATTAAATCGTTTGTTGCAGGTTTTTCTTGTATGTGGTGGGAAAAGTGAAATCAGTTTATTTAAAGATGTAGTAACAAAGAAGGATTTGTTAAAAAGCTTATCTATTGAGATAGCTACTCAACCATATTGTCAATTTAAAGCAAACGGTGATTTTTTGATTTATCAGGAAGCTAAAAAtcaaagtgtttttttttctcttgaggatttaaatgtttcaaaaacaaaTCCTCTACCTGCCATCATTCCCGATActattatagaaaaagagagattttcttatttacttttatttacagcGGCACGTAAATCAGGTACCTTTACACTGACGTCTTCTCCTCGAAACGATGCTGTTTCGGAACCTGTATGCGATTTTATTCCAGGatggaaaatggaatttattgtttttgttcgTGAAGAAGGTTTTTATTCAAGTGTTACCAATGTGTCATACATAAAGGATAATAGAATACCACAGCTATTTGTTTCAcgatttatcaaaaaaaaCACAACTTCTATCGACAACACTTGTGATATTCTTATTGTTTCCCGTCCTACTGTTACCAGGCAAGAATGGTACAATAATTTCGTTACCACTTTGACTCCTTTTCTACCCAATACTCATCCTGAATTGATGGCTCATAGTGGATTTGTAAAAGTAGCAAAGGCTGTTGATGACCAACTTTTCAGCTATATAACTCAGCTTTTTCAAAAGGAATGTTCTTCAATAAATGCCCATTTTACAGGCCACTCTCTTGGTGCTGCAACAGGACAGATCTTAGCTCTTTTATTAAGGGAAAGAATGCATCCCAAAGAAGTCAAAATAGATGGTGTATTTTTTGCTCCTCCTaacgtttttaataaagaagcAGCTGAGTATTATGCCACTGTTATCAATTCCCGTATTATTACACATCCACGCGATCCTGTTACTATGATGCCTTGTGATGATCAGTGCCTACCAAAAGGGTATCCTTCTTGCCCATCATTTGacaaaaatcaagaaaaatttgatcgTACTCTTCGAAATGTTTTTCATAAGACTCCTGGTCGTTATTCG ATTCCCTATAAAAGTCAAAGAGAGTCCATTTTAACGTTTGAACATGTATCTCAAACATTGCATAGCAATactaaatttatgaaaaagtttcaCATTGATTCGTACTATCAATGGGTTGAGAATGTTT gtatcaaagaaaatttcacttgA
- the LOC128883296 gene encoding uncharacterized protein LOC128883296 isoform X1 yields MQSLFSGMFFFFMVQGCFFSTSVSEQIKESRQSCSLFEDSLQCLCSNSYKSVTSVMQSSPTENMEQICSETKFSRLLMALQLPLQQAHHSNIVNNNGIVSAFNGYYYDGIFKYEGLTYLLEYVEMDPPMKVPLSLANFLSFPSYQKILTLIKSIQYERNGFVSEWRDSKIEEFVLTISTENIMDIICQASQLAAEIGDIGVKIQCKLNRLLQVFLVCGGKSEISLFKDVVTKKDLLKSLSIEIATQPYCQFKANGDFLIYQEAKNQSVFFSLEDLNVSKTNPLPAIIPDTIIEKERFSYLLLFTAARKSGTFTLTSSPRNDAVSEPVCDFIPGWKMEFIVFVREEGFYSSVTNVSYIKDNRIPQLFVSRFIKKNTTSIDNTCDILIVSRPTVTRQEWYNNFVTTLTPFLPNTHPELMAHSGFVKVAKAVDDQLFSYITQLFQKECSSINAHFTGHSLGAATGQILALLLRERMHPKEVKIDGVFFAPPNVFNKEAAEYYATVINSRIITHPRDPVTMMPCDDQCLPKGYPSCPSFDKNQEKFDRTLRNVFHKTPGRYSIPYKSQRESILTFEHVSQTLHSNTKFMKKFHIDSYYQWVENVCIKENFT; encoded by the exons ATGCAGTCACTGTTTTCTggcatgttttttttttttatggtacAAG ggTGTTTTTTCAGCACGAGTGTTTCTGAGCAAATTAAGGAATCACGTCAATCGTGCTCACTATTTGAGGATTCTTTACAATGTTTATGTTCCAACTCGTACAAGTCTGTGACATCCGTCATGCAAAGCTCGCCCACTGAGAATATGGAACAGATTTGTTCCGAAACAAAATTCTCCAGGTTACTGATGGCTTTACAGTTACCTTTACAACAAGCTCACCATTCAAACATTGTCAACAACAACGGTATAGTCAGTGCATTCAACGGCTATTACTATGACgggatatttaaatatgaaggCTTAACGTATTTACTTGAATATGTTGAGATGGATCCGCCTATGAAAGTGCCTCTTAGCCTAGCCAACTTTCTAAGCTTTCCTTCctatcaaaaaatattaaccttAATAAAATCGATCCAATATGAGAGAAACGGATTTGTTTCTGAATGGAGGGACTCTAAGATAGAAGAATTTGTTTTGACCATATcaacagaaaatattatggACATTATATGTCAGGCCAGTCAACTAGCAGCTGAAATCGGGGATATTGGAGTGAAAATTCAATGCAAATTAAATCGTTTGTTGCAGGTTTTTCTTGTATGTGGTGGGAAAAGTGAAATCAGTTTATTTAAAGATGTAGTAACAAAGAAGGATTTGTTAAAAAGCTTATCTATTGAGATAGCTACTCAACCATATTGTCAATTTAAAGCAAACGGTGATTTTTTGATTTATCAGGAAGCTAAAAAtcaaagtgtttttttttctcttgaggatttaaatgtttcaaaaacaaaTCCTCTACCTGCCATCATTCCCGATActattatagaaaaagagagattttcttatttacttttatttacagcGGCACGTAAATCAGGTACCTTTACACTGACGTCTTCTCCTCGAAACGATGCTGTTTCGGAACCTGTATGCGATTTTATTCCAGGatggaaaatggaatttattgtttttgttcgTGAAGAAGGTTTTTATTCAAGTGTTACCAATGTGTCATACATAAAGGATAATAGAATACCACAGCTATTTGTTTCAcgatttatcaaaaaaaaCACAACTTCTATCGACAACACTTGTGATATTCTTATTGTTTCCCGTCCTACTGTTACCAGGCAAGAATGGTACAATAATTTCGTTACCACTTTGACTCCTTTTCTACCCAATACTCATCCTGAATTGATGGCTCATAGTGGATTTGTAAAAGTAGCAAAGGCTGTTGATGACCAACTTTTCAGCTATATAACTCAGCTTTTTCAAAAGGAATGTTCTTCAATAAATGCCCATTTTACAGGCCACTCTCTTGGTGCTGCAACAGGACAGATCTTAGCTCTTTTATTAAGGGAAAGAATGCATCCCAAAGAAGTCAAAATAGATGGTGTATTTTTTGCTCCTCCTaacgtttttaataaagaagcAGCTGAGTATTATGCCACTGTTATCAATTCCCGTATTATTACACATCCACGCGATCCTGTTACTATGATGCCTTGTGATGATCAGTGCCTACCAAAAGGGTATCCTTCTTGCCCATCATTTGacaaaaatcaagaaaaatttgatcgTACTCTTCGAAATGTTTTTCATAAGACTCCTGGTCGTTATTCG ATTCCCTATAAAAGTCAAAGAGAGTCCATTTTAACGTTTGAACATGTATCTCAAACATTGCATAGCAATactaaatttatgaaaaagtttcaCATTGATTCGTACTATCAATGGGTTGAGAATGTTT gtatcaaagaaaatttcacttgA
- the LOC128883295 gene encoding uncharacterized protein LOC128883295: MNQLVSFLCLLFVCFNVAISSENSGVSVYDHENETQPIINSRDRSLYFILQRIHLESHYRGINLTRDTLIHGEFQINCHSTRDRCFDDLEDRKIQNFTANFCLISGTMSDNMDCRFLKLSRNKRNYAAFDVMEEKSYQVFQGQNISTVVHRDRNSAANNTVSPSRTLDLYPFFENGQVSLHTITFATARPIGYLYFQINALNVFVLSFIVVEPNYEKFDDIRRTHLCYDPTDKRTIRILNRNANLGRAALAVFFRNPFAGVPLSLNVTYPGIIPGDLPFADRFRDNDCFQDPLIPTLLNGTKTKLEAEIILQNYFQYLSSQFCFLYLCPDDFCVTVRDLNLFMRDLQKKQTRSLEEINPFSDSILANRLHVSGDILKKKFGNLIQQSSSPAASTSSHVPETLQNVREPLSFKTGEWRRAQSIKVLTEDNKTLPEDSRRIQISQETLPDDNLEKLSQGEVFNTTNKEKRFQHKILHLNRSRHAPFNKRFTHNSSINDFKETFHQKLNKRRNSTLEIRNETLSPIVSLSDKIKKSRHEKKNAENNASIIPRFNNRLNSLHSEKNKANSQLNYLNINASTHGSVRENRQRIFHLKNLNFFNGKNRAIYVLNGTDQSRDYLATVSK, translated from the exons ATGAACCAACTCGTTAGCTTCCTTTGTCTACTTTTTGTTTGCTTTAATGTAGCTATTTCATCTGAGAACTCAGGCGTTTCAGTGTATGATCATGAGAATGAAACCCAACCAATCATCAATTCACGCGACCGTTCTTTATACTTTATCCTTCAAAGAATACATTTAGAGAGTCATTATAGGGGAATTAATCTCACGCGTGATACTTTGATTCATggcgaatttcaaattaattgccATAGTACTCGAGACCGATGTTTTGATGATTTAGAAGATcgaaaaattcagaattttacagccaacttttgtttaatatcaGGGACGATGTCTGACAATATGGACTGtcgttttttaaaactttcaagAAATAAACGTAATTATGCAGCTTTTGATGTCATGGAAGAAAAATCATATCAGGTCTTTCAAGGACAAAACATTTCCACGGTGGTACACCGAGATAGAAATTCAGCAGCCAATAATACTGTATCGCCTTCAAGAACCCTTGACCTTTAtccattttttgaaaacgGACAAGTTTCTTTACATACCATTACTTTTGCTACAGCCCGACCCATAGgttatctttattttcaaataaatgctcTTAATGTCTTTGTACTATCGTTTATTGTTGTTGAGCcgaattatgaaaaatttgatgatATTAGAAGGACCCATTTGTGCTATGATCCTACAGACAAACGAACGATTCGAATACTAAATCGCAACGCCAATTTAGGGAGGGCAGCTTTAGCTGTATTTTTTCGAAATCCTTTTGCTGGAGTCCCTCTTTCACTGAACGTAACGTATCCAGGGATTATACCAGGAGACCTTCCTTTTGCTGATAGGTTTCGCGATAATGACTGTTTTCAAGACCCTTTGATACCCACGTTATTAAACggaacgaaaacaaaattggAGGCTGAGATAATTcttcagaattattttcaatatctcAGTTCACAATTTTgctttttatatttgtgtCCGGATGATTTTTGTGTCACAGTGAgagatttgaatttatttatgcgtgatttacaaaaaaaacaaactcgTTCCCTTGAAGAAATCAATCCTTTTAGTGATTCCATACTAGCCAATCGACTCCATGTATCAGGggatattttaaagaaaaaatttggtAACCTGATTCAACAATCTTCGTCTCCAGCCGCAAGCACCTCTTCACATGTCCCTGaaacattacaaaatgttAGGGAACCACTATCTTTTAAAACAG GTGAATGGAGAAGAGCTCAATCGATCAAAGTGTTGACGGAAGACAATAAAACATTGCCTGAAGATTCTAGAAGGATACAAATATCTCAAGAAACTTTACCCGACGACAATTTGGAGAAACTATCACAAGGGGAAGTTTTTAATAcaacaaacaaagaaaaacgtttTCAGCATAAAATACTTCACTTGAATCGTTCAAGACATGCACCATTCAATAAACGTTTTACTCATAATTCTTCcataaatgattttaaagagacatttcatcaaaaattaaacaaacgaaGAAACAGCACTTTGgaaattcgaaatgaaacgTTATCACCAATTGTGAGTTTAtcagacaaaattaaaaagtcaagacatgaaaaaaaaaacgctgaAAACAATGCGTCAATTATTCCACGCTTTAATAATCGTTTAAATTCCCTTCATTCTGAAAAGAACAAAGCCAACAGtcaattgaattatttaaatataaacgcTTCGACACATGGCTCAGTGCGAGAAAATCGTCaaagaattttccatttaaaaaatttaaatttttttaacggcAAAAACCGTGCCATTTACGTTCTAAATGGTACGGATCAGTCTCGTGATTATTTGGCTACTGTTTCAAAATGA